The region TTAACACCCTCTTTTATATCATAACCGCAATTATGAATGGCTACGATATTTTTAGAGGTTAATGAATTGAAAACATCATCCAATCTATTGAAATTAGTATCGTCAAAGTCATTTAAAGAGATATTAAATTGAGAAAAATCTACATTTTCCCCAATAAATTCATCTTCCAAAATTTCCAATATTTCTTCAGTGCTAAAAAAACCAGATTTAGAAAGGGCATTAATCATATACTCAATTTCTTCAGCTAAATCCGGATTCATAATATCATCACTCATCATCACCAAACACTATAATACGAGTGACATTTCCTCTTTCAGTAAATCCTGCCATTACACGGCTTTCACCGATTTTTGCTAGAGCAAAATCATCATGAGGTTTAAATCCATATCCTTTAAGCTTTGTATAAGCTTCAAAAGCAATTCTTGGATGAATATTGAAATTCTTTTGGAAAGTATAATAAGTATCCCTAAATTTTGTGACAGAATTATTTTCTTCAATCAAATCGGATTTAATAGCTACAAATATATCTATTCCCTCTTCAGAAACCGCATAATATGCATCCATATCTAATAGAGCTATTGAAACCATTGCCACAGTATGACAATCATCATAGTTAGACCTTAGAATTGGAGAGGTGAATTCAGCCACCTCAAATTCCTCACCGATATCTCGTATTTGTTTTGATGCCTTGATTAAATTTTCACCGAAAATATCTTCATTATCCCATGCCCAGCACCATTGACTTAAGTCTTTAGAGAAAAACCCTAAAACCTGAACTGGAATAGTAATATCATCAAAGGAGATAACTCCTTTTTCAAGATCTAACTGACCAACATTTTCACCGATTAATTCTGAAAAATTTTCCTGTTTATCTAAAGATAATGCACCATATTTAGATAGCAATACTTTGAAAGAATCTCCTTTTTCAATAGTTATTGGTTTTTCGACTACTTTCAATATTAACACCTAAAATTCTAATTTTGAAATTCTGTCCATTGCTTCTTTGGTATTTTCTAATGTATTGAATGCAGTTAATCTTAAATATCCTTCACCACTTGGACCGAATCCTGAACCAGGAGTTCCAATAACATTTGCTTCATTTAATAATAAATCGAAGAATGCCCAGGAATCCATATCATTAGGAGTTTTTACCCAAATGTAAGGGGAACTTACTCCTCCATAAACATCAAGACCGAGGTCAGTTAAGCTTTTTCTGATGATTTTAGCATTTTCCATGTAATATTCAATGATTTCACCGATTTGTTTTTTACCTTCATCAGAGTAAACTGCTTCTGCAGCTTTTTGAACCGGATAAGATACACCATTGAATTTTGTGGTTTGTCTTCTGTTCCATAATGGATTAATTTCAACTTCATTGCCTTTGGAATCATATCCCATTAATTCTTTAGGAACAACAGTGTAAGCACAACGGGTTCCTGTAAATCCTGCAGTTTTGGAAAAACTCTTAAATTCAATAGCTACTTCTTTTGCACCTTCAATTTCATAAATTGAGTGAGGAACATCATCTTCATTGATAAATGCTACATAAGCTGCATCAAATAATATTAATGCATTATTTTCTTTTGCATAATCAACAAATACTTTTAATTGATCTTTGGTAAGTGTAGTGCCTGTTGG is a window of uncultured Methanobrevibacter sp. DNA encoding:
- a CDS encoding DUF6882 domain-containing protein — encoded protein: MLILKVVEKPITIEKGDSFKVLLSKYGALSLDKQENFSELIGENVGQLDLEKGVISFDDITIPVQVLGFFSKDLSQWCWAWDNEDIFGENLIKASKQIRDIGEEFEVAEFTSPILRSNYDDCHTVAMVSIALLDMDAYYAVSEEGIDIFVAIKSDLIEENNSVTKFRDTYYTFQKNFNIHPRIAFEAYTKLKGYGFKPHDDFALAKIGESRVMAGFTERGNVTRIIVFGDDE
- a CDS encoding LL-diaminopimelate aminotransferase, which produces MVVKINENYLKLKSSYLFVEVARREAEFRKANPDADIIKMGIGDVTKPLVPAVIKAFHAAVDEMADAETFMGYGPEQGYDFLAEAIIENEYKTYGIDLDTSEVFISDGAKSDTANIQDIFGIDNKIAVTDPVYTVYVDTNVMAGRTGEMKDDGMYEGLTYLKCNSENDFVPELPSEPVDIIYLCYPNNPTGTTLTKDQLKVFVDYAKENNALILFDAAYVAFINEDDVPHSIYEIEGAKEVAIEFKSFSKTAGFTGTRCAYTVVPKELMGYDSKGNEVEINPLWNRRQTTKFNGVSYPVQKAAEAVYSDEGKKQIGEIIEYYMENAKIIRKSLTDLGLDVYGGVSSPYIWVKTPNDMDSWAFFDLLLNEANVIGTPGSGFGPSGEGYLRLTAFNTLENTKEAMDRISKLEF